A region of Hippoglossus stenolepis isolate QCI-W04-F060 chromosome 7, HSTE1.2, whole genome shotgun sequence DNA encodes the following proteins:
- the LOC118112184 gene encoding protocadherin gamma-C4 gives MFNIDSLTGEIRLAGQLDFETNENYEIDICAKDKGAPRMEGHCTVHIEVGDVNDNAPNIFLTSQPNSVPEDAPSGTVVALISARDLDSGDNGKVSLQLPKNSPFNLKPSFSDNYALVTGAALDRESFSEYKIDIIATDLGSPPLSSRKTVNVTITDVNDNPPVFSQPSYNVYLKENGVPGSILYSVSASDLDFGENAKISYSILDSKVQDVSVSSYVYINSDNGSIYSMHSFDYEKLKVFQIQVQAKDQGSPSLGSNTTVHVFILDQNDNAPAVIYPSSAALGSLSHQRMPRSAKAGHLVTKMTAVDADSGHNAWISYKVAEATDASLFTVNLYTGEVRTKRAVSEQDDSSQRLLIEIKDDGNRSSPPPSRCPSCWRTVSMSPS, from the coding sequence ATGTTTAATATTGATTCGTTAACTGGAGAAATACGACTCGCAGGGCAATTAGATTTCGAAACAAACGAAAATTACGAAATTGACATTTGTGCAAAAGACAAAGGAGCTCCAAGAATGGAGGGACACTGTACTGTGCACATCGAGGTGGGTGATGTTAACGATAATGCTCCGAATATATTCCTGACCTCCCAACCAAACTCTGTGCCTGAAGACGCACCGAGTGGAACTGTTGTAGCGTTAATTAGTGCCCGAGACCTTGATTCAGGGGACAACGGTAAAGTGTCTTTACAGCTCCCAAAGAATTCTCCTTTCAATCTGAAACCCTCTTTTTCAGACAATTACGCACTGGTTACTGGTGCAGCTTTAGACCGAGAGAGCTTCTCAGAGTATAAGATCGACATTATAGCCACTGATTTAGGCTCTCCTCCCCTGTCCAGTAGGAAAACAGTAAATGTCACTATTACAGATGTGAATGACAACCCTCCTGTATTCTCTCAGCCCTCctataatgtgtatttaaaggagAATGGGGTTCCAGGGTCTATACTGTACTCAGTATCAGCCTCTGACCTGGATTTTGGTGAAAACGCTAAAATCTCTTACTCTATACTGGACTCTAAAGTGCAGGACGTTTCTGTCTCATCGTATGTTTACATTAACTCAGATAACGGCAGCATCTACAGCATGCACTCGTTTGACTATGAGAAACTGAAGGTGTTTCAGATTCAGGTTCAGGCAAAGGATCAGGGCTCTCCGTCTCTCGGCAGCAACACCACCGTCCATGTTTTTATCCTGGACCAGAACGACAACGCCCCCGCTGTTATTTACCCCTCCTCCGCTGCCCTGGGCTCCCTCTCTCATCAGAGGATGCCCCGCTCCGCTAAAGCGGGTCACCTGGTCACTAAGATGACGGCCGTGGACGCGGACTCGGGCCATAACGCCTGGATCTCCTACAAAGTGGCGGAGGCCACAGACGCCTCTCTGTTCACTGTCAATCTGTACACAGGGGAGGTGAGGACTAAACGCGCTGTGTCCGAGCAGGACGACTCCTCTCAGAGGCTGCTTATAGAGATCAAGGACGACGGGAACCGGTCCAGTCCTCCACCGTCACGGTGTCCATCCTGCTGGAGGACGGTCTCCATGAGCCCATCTTAG